A single genomic interval of Anopheles darlingi chromosome X, idAnoDarlMG_H_01, whole genome shotgun sequence harbors:
- the LOC125957757 gene encoding general odorant-binding protein 45-like, translated as MSRTSFVVAALALVAGIASVTATGRKSELQHYIVEKSFFQAQAECALYQGVADDDLQRYVRTGYPDEEEVRCLLRCIGFNLRFWNQTTGLQKHLLAGHFVPYPNDFHNVERTEACLAENLYTCDDDLCTQVYKAFQCYYQHYGALSECPQFVVNYYHEDLQLAYDTHGLLYTSQPALRNLAGACFPKDEESFCYFRSFNVRGGLYDDHKGWHLGRLYQQYYEQVFHPDNALTIACLANQQKLACKRTKCQHAYESFKACFGASNAHEYQVKVVFAEAAKAILDQPVCHCNKAQLCPLHK; from the coding sequence ATGAGCCGTACATCATTCGTAGTCGCTGCGCTGGCACTGGTGGCTGGAATCGCTTCGGTCACTGCGACAGGGCGTAAGAGCGAGCTGCAGCACTATATCGTGGAGAAGAGCTTCTTCCAGGCTCAGGCTGAGTGTGCCCTGTACCAGGGCGTCGCCGACGATGACCTCCAGCGTTACGTGAGAACCGGCTACCCGGATGAGGAAGAGGTTCGCTGCCTGCTCCGTTGCATCGGATTCAACCTGCGATTCTGGAACCAGACCACCGGACTGCAGAAGCACCTCCTCGCTGGACACTTCGTCCCGTACCCGAACGACTTCCACAACGTCGAGCGCACCGAGGCTTGCCTGGCTGAGAACCTGTACACCTGCGACGACGACCTGTGCACTCAGGTGTACAAGGCATTCCAGTGCTACTACCAGCACTACGGTGCCCTGAGCGAGTGCCCGCAGTTCGTCGTCAACTACTACCACGAGGATCTGCAGCTGGCCTACGACACTCACGGACTCCTGTACACGTCGCAGCCCGCTCTGCGCAACCTGGCCGGTGCATGCTTCCCCAAGGACGAGGAATCGTTCTGCTACTTCCGCTCGTTCAACGTCCGCGGAGGACTGTACGATGATCATAAGGGCTGGCACCTCGGCCGTCTGTACCAGCAGTACTACGAGCAAGTGTTCCACCCCGACAACGCTCTGACCATTGCCTGCCTGGCTAACCAGCAGAAGCTTGCCTGTAAGCGTACCAAGTGCCAGCATGCCTACGAGTCGTTCAAGGCGTGCTTCGGCGCTTCCAACGCTCACGAGTACCAGGTCAAGGTCGTGTTCGCTGAGGCTGCCAAGGCCATCCTCGACCAGCCCGTCTGCCACTGCAACAAGGCTCAGCTCTGCCCGCTCCACAAGTAA